The nucleotide sequence tttttctacctctagccttgatctgtaattgtattttatgtatgaaaacgctgataggcgggaaaatgtattggttttttaatgaattttggatgctttgctgtaagatacacgtggaaccaatctttatacaatattcgctgttattccgcttatatttagggtttgagtgatgtatttctatccgatgagggtgagaagatgagttatttgtcgggcgttgatccccattgctataagtgctccctacggagcctcagggctccgcgagctattctttCACTTGGAACACTGactgtatctgtgaagaagcattaccatcactaataaaataagcagggttgccatctacccagagccaaaaataggcatgaaatcatacacgagtctcccactttttatcattagaagtcgcttcgaacatggttgtaccgtaaatatatactaccaCGTTGTACGCAgctctaaaattgcaaaaagctatGGAAAGAGACGAAGTCACTGCCACACGCAATCTCTAAGACAAGGATCGGCAACTTTTGTCGCTCCCGAGCCAAAGCCAAGCCAAAccaattattaatgaagaacaagaataatataacaacgatacgtaggtttaagtgagcactgtgggccggattattttactccgtgcgGCGGATATGGCCCGCAGGCGGCCGACCTCTAACCTAAAGtcctcatactttggtttcccacaatgcttcttgtgtttttatggtagtattgtgggcaccgaTTACTGTTTTCCATCTTTCTCGATGTCGCAGTAgcagtagttaataaaaaaaaattcttttcatgttcgaaacagaactcatggttacgcttactctaaattgcagtttgtccctaaaaacagtattcctaaaatctagcagcaactattgtgtctgtcacagtttgcctggaaataccgcaaaccccactgttgacagaaaaagttcgtccatcgtttccacgcaagctttgtacgaaaaacaagtattggtcatccacgtttctaagaccaaataagcacgcgactcaaaaataagaactttacttagaaataagcacatcgttactttataagacgcgggctagaaaataagcaaaaatcttagaaataagcacggtatggcaaccctgtctataagggagggggttcagaatagaaaattcccgagcaacactcatcgctcaatccatggccgacccgtgaatttaaaatgtcttgtcatatcaattcaattgtgttcatcgttgctcgcctttgagttgactaatatactacactacggcaaccatggaaTACCTTTTTAGCCGTCTACAAGCaaggaatggattgaaatcgtatttttgagttgctctttcagcacttaggattatcgcaatgtttcgttgttaaggcagagtttgcagttatgaagccaattatatttgatactctcatatcgaattcggtctatgcataaatgtatcagtgatttctagatgcagtgatgagacaaatattgaccgacacagtaaaatgatcaaactttcattggagggtttaaatatggggtcggcaaaccgcattcggattcggcccgcgacgcttcactgaattatattaacaaaacagctttattgacgaatatattctttaagtgtcaaaatttgttttgagaaactaaattatactataacctaacaagtatataattcacattcactcgtttattgagcctataattgattataattagagaaatggcaacagaacgtaaaaaagttgatgctgagcgcaaatggtttaatgacgctgaaaatattcaaataatcagtcttcgcgcactgcttgaaatttctgggtgaaaaaatgtgatttattggtcattcctttggtttttaactttctaaaatacgtgcggcccgccaatgacttgcaatctTTGTTTTGGTCCGCGAACGACAGAAGATTGCCGACCTctgatttagactttagagccagtgaagttatacagtcattccaactcaaatcctcgacccactgctctatctccctccactttcctatcctcgatccgctgccctgtctccctcgcctcggccaactgctccacctccctcaacctttctatcctcgacgcaccgcccaatctcccttaaccttcttatcctcgacccactttcctatttccccaaccttcctatccatTCCGacttttttatcctcgactcattgccctatcttcctcaacttttctaccctcaatcccccgcactatctgcctcaaacttcccaccctcgacccactatccgacctccctcaacttacttatctttgacccacgACGCAATACCActgagtacctaacctaacggcgctaaaattacgactcgaccgtcaaaatgaactttaccaccttgcgaccaactcccatgtgttatactggtcgagtatgccaatgagatgattcaatcgtacgtcgacaaaacatgattgacggcattcgtaaatgtaggctggaatctcaattggtaatcaataaccataattagtggattaaaaatgtgctactaattaggctactgatggcatcgagCTTGGAGTcatcgtttttaaaattttaacaggcctttcgatatcgaaatatctgagttccttttcagaaactcatttaatgtcgcctgtatttccgtgcagggaaaaacgacgaggaagtaatcgaatatttgcacgcttagtctttttcaacgaatgttctgccatatccttgttgtatatacaaatttttttacgtggctgaggaggctgaatagtcaaaaacagtcaaaaatataagtcgcttagtgagtgtaattccttccaaactatttttaagacatgaaatgttttgtcgtagctagcgttgccaactgccctccaatccagcgcgtagtcccaaaattgagcttatcttatctgaaacttatgaagctgcaaaggacgcagcttttactataaaatgtcaaagaaaaatactttatacgaacagGAGCACTATTGCTCATTTTGGATCGgaatcatattgtcacaagattcacgacatggccaattattaagggcataaaacggcttgttaaaatttcgaaaactgtcattcccagcaagaaaccatcagtagcccaattagtaacacatttttaaactgtcaattatggttattgtttaccatttgagatttcagcctacatattatacgaatgccgtcaatcatgttttgtcgacgtacgattgaatcatctcattggcatacacgaccagtttaacccatggaagttggtcgcaagatagtaaagtttagtgtggcgatcgggtagtaaataatagtactgaatagtatagcaccgtaggtcaaagataggtaggttgtagcagatagggcagtgggtcgaggataggtagattgagggagatagggcagtgggtcgagaggggaaaggttcagggagatagagtggtggttcggggatgcgaaagtggggggatggggcagtgggtcgtggataggaaggttgagggagattgggcagtgggttgagggtaggaaagttgagggagatcgggcagtgggtcgaggatagataagtagattgatgtagggcagtgggtcggggacagttttcaagtgaacgaatagctcgcggaggtctaagtgtctttaacggagtcctgagggtgcgtacggagcattttgaaaacctaaagtctacgtagtaggatgtaacaatgcgaacaactgagtaacgaatgtttcctcgacttttgatctcttgaattcttcctcttggatctacactctaccattgcaaaattattggttcttatttcaagaatcaggacttagttatttgattaggacgtatatttaccaaaacacaactaaaaactaacaaacaacacgcaaaaattgccaaaacgagataatatccacaaccacgaatgactgtctgaatggaaaaagtatctgagcgcttctgaaacgtttattgttacttcatttttgcaattatgctgattggaaaatgttacgacagtaaataaggaagtgtatactcggggaaacattcataattataatcagtgatttataaagttgttatacataaatacgctacacagacgcaatgctcatatttatggaaaatttaaattgtttcgcgatccagagcggggggtttcgcgtcccaaacttgggtcgcgaccctgtagttgcggacccctgccctacagtacgtctaattgttacgtattttatgactaagatattacttctaattttaagattagagtgactaagtttaaacacgtaatctattaaccaaaagcagatagtttacccaatatcctatagtcctataagtgtccctgtctaggccggcttttacctcttctttccagtggaggggtactggtactggtgtgtGATGAACGACAGGCTTTGCTTCAGGGTCTATCATAAGTTTTTTTGGCGGCCCGTCCATCATATAGGGAGCAGTTGGTGTTCGCAGGTgttgaaagtgctagatttgTATTATTCGATTAGATACTCCTGTAGCTTCTGTCGGTTTTCCCCATAGGGCGAGTTTGGTAACGACGTTGGGATTGATGGGGGAAGTTTGCGGCGGGGACATGTGCATATTTATATGTCACCATTTTTAGTCCCTGTCAAAGTTTTGTCCGTCATGTTAATTGATCCTGTTAACTCcgccaatctttgaaaaattaaacaagttcaATGCATGCTTTCCTGCCCAAGAACAGCTTGTCCGAGCTGTCGGTAATGTAAATGATCTGACGGGAACGAACTATTTTCCCGTTATCAGTTGTTCCTGAAAATCTTGCAACTAGGGCGCCAAGGATATGTATCCATTTGTTATTGGTCGCAGTCATTGTTGTtggggtttgaaattctttttaaaccccaatttagcaaagtcagatggcagtatgtcgatcataatatcaaaaaatagctgtggatctgacttgcgtttttcccatctttggcacatattggtggtggtccagagccattccgttggatgaattcttgtaaactgagcataatgaattggacatagagttctccatgtcatcaggttcctgtgatggtttgaccatttttgacgatgttttgtctctacaaactgattcaaaatgatGTAGTTTCAAGCAGTGGTAGCAAGTCTGATTGAAAGCAGGACAGGAACGTTATTTGATTCTCAGTGGAGAACTTTTGCCGTGTAATGTTTCTCCGCAGTAAGTACATGTGGCTTGCATCTTATCGGATGTGGGCTTGACTTGAATGCGCCCCTTTCGATATGAGCTGATGGCGTCTGTGGACTGGGAATCTGTCGCTTGGCCACGAATGCGGGCGCCAAAGTTTCTTACTGGTTCGTCTCTATCTTGTTTCATGTTGGCGAGCTTGACTCGGGCGATCATGGCATTTTCCTTTGATAGCGTTCAGTATGTCTTGTTCTGATTTTCCTGTAAGATTAGGTGAGGTGCAAGTTAGATCTTTGCGCAGTGGATCGTCACAGCATTCCAATAGTTGGAAAATTATGTCTtggccaaatatttttgtggcagctttgtagtctgtccatcttgattcaaaatatgtccaTTCTTCAGTTGAGCTAGCAGATGTGATGGTTGGACGTTTTACTTTCTCAACTTGGGTTGTGGGTTGTTGAGTTTTTTGTGCGCTGTGTGTGGTAGCGTGTAAATTCAGCAATGCAGAAACAATAGAGGCATCATCctctgtttcaaattcacattCGTTGATTGGGCATCTGATCTTTGGCATCTTGATGTCACAAGGTATCCTACATAGGGTAAATCATAGATAATTATAcatcactatttgtttattaggctatcagtaaataataatttacccactatatgaaaagaaagtatatggtgaataacgaataccaataaatatataaacataaagaaatgcacaatgctactgataatctaCTAATAACTTTGTCATGATTTAGCtttcattctaaaaataggttggctctggttttacttgcgaaattctgttgacaagctggtatatataattgtgatgGATCATGGCTAAGGCAAACTGccaaatttgttttcgattgatattcatgctaaaatttaaaacaaaatgatattttgtaatgtggtttaatattttgataaaattatatttaagcaggatcaaaaaaacgccgctcccgaagtatgtgcaccaagatggcgcacaacctgaaccataacctggtacaaatactatgttcaggatgtgcgctatcttggtgcatatacttctggagctctgaaaaaaaaacggaggttggcaacagcaagcggatgtacttggtgaatatccagcttgtcaagttgaaaatagtacgacaaattgacatgtaaaaataggaatgatttacaacagaggaataagactcggaagcatgaaaatgttttgtgaaaccGTACGTATATGCATAAGCTGCCGGGAGACCATTATGAAGGTAGAGGATAAGAGCATGTATATATACTGGGATGAATTTTCTTGAATCATTGACTATACTCTATCGACCGTAAAGaagatttcgaatttttaaaactattagtatattttgcaatagaaacgtgaataaaaagagAAGTGAGAATCTGTGAATGGCTTGTGTGTAAATCTTGCCAATCCTTCTGACCATTACTTTTTACCGACGGCGTCTATATTAAGAAACGTATAGCAGTCACATCGCATGAACTAAACTGACAACACAATCTTGTCCCAAGCTAAGCTAATTCGTGGCgagttcgctttacgtaatatcaatactgttcgaaattctcaaaatacccaaatcaaaacctaattaacaataaatttggtcatagtaattatatttaacgtattttttagcattttttttatcaatggctaaattgtcaaatagtgatattatcttacaggttacgagttagtcattattttcattcatatactggtgtgataaaatatatttagataattataaaacaacgtaatcagcgttattttttaaaatacaatattctgaataatagcaaacatcgaggactgttgatgaaattagtatatatatatatatatatatagatatgtaaCTAACATTGATAAATATTAGTTGGTTAGCTCAAATAATGACTCCAATCAGTTTCTGGACATGTTGAAGGAGaaaattttgcagatattgcGACATCATGCAAGACGTTAATGAAGGCTGCAACCTGTCACAAAGTTGGATTTGGACTTGGAAAAAATCCACGAATCACCTGATGATCTGAACAAAGTAATACACACAAGTTTTTTCGATAAGATTCGGATATCACCAgaccttgcatatatatatagctaaggcaaaacgagactgctgttcatgtccacaatgggtagagaacaaacgtttgaactcaatggaaggagtatttatattccggtatttgtactagttcatgatgcaacaacaaatacttcgacttggtaatttaatttacaatatcttccagtacttaaaaagtttgatataagttttcatacctttgtcgagtggacataacaaagccgcaaaataattttcatagtcagaaagaaaaactatagCTACATTGTCTGAAAGGttgtctgattaaaacaaatagaattgaatgagtttaactgcagaccaacaaaagaataataacctatctatatatcgaatattatattatatatgtacatgtattagtaattttaccCATATTTGACACCGCTTCATTCGCAAGTCCGTTAATTTCCTCTCCGTGCTCGAGGTGAATAAATTCTGCAAACGttcaatttgtgtcaaaaaattaacaaatgtcttaaattagaaggaaaataataaaagagtttactagtacttttcattgttatgctaatcaataactttccacgacgttttgaaagcattcaattgggatacattttgtgtacacaacataccatcgtctgatttcctaatatgataagttccatctccttcatagtcaatatgaaattcaaattcaacatatctggcaaataaaacggtgttacaaaaattgtccttctatgcaacctgttatctaattttataattgtgttttcgaGAATTTATTGGAAAGCATTATTAATTAGTATGCTATCAGATCCGGGGAAATAGACTCGTAACTCTTGGACGAGTTCTCAGGTAGATTTGGTAAtttaaacaacatatgaaaatgtagaagaatcactataggtaaataatttatttttaattttagctattttcaacaatattttgcttattgtaacacatttatactctgtagattttgctttttgttttcatatatttacctggacccattttcctttgaaacagCTTGGAATCCAGAGTCTGTAGACGTGATATTAGTGAATCAGGCACAAGAGACCTTAGACGTTGTTTCATCAGTCCAGAATACCACGTAGtttttgataactacaaaatgggaaaacctaaattacggtgtttccccgaaaataagtcctatagcctgaaaataggacctagcccaaatttaaaaatgattttaatccaagccctacccttaaa is from Styela clava chromosome 9, kaStyClav1.hap1.2, whole genome shotgun sequence and encodes:
- the LOC120339132 gene encoding uncharacterized protein LOC120339132 isoform X1; protein product: MVIMSMILIVELLLLLSSIALITNASQLQKSCISEDMEIDAGKLSKTTWYSGLMKQRLRSLVPDSLISRLQTLDSKLFQRKMGPDMLNLNFILTMKEMELIILGNQTMNLFTSSTERKLTDLRMKRCQIWVKLLIHVHI
- the LOC120339132 gene encoding uncharacterized protein LOC120339132 isoform X2 encodes the protein MVIMSMILIVELLLLLSSIALITNASQLQKSCISEDMEIDAGKLSKTTWYSGLMKQRLRSLVPDSLISRLQTLDSKLFQRKMGPDMLNLNFILTMKEMELIILGNQTMNLFTSSTERKLTDLRMKRCQIWTTFQTM